From Numida meleagris isolate 19003 breed g44 Domestic line chromosome 4, NumMel1.0, whole genome shotgun sequence, the proteins below share one genomic window:
- the CCNI gene encoding cyclin-I isoform X2, producing the protein MARPKYLNCIAISCFFLAAKTIEEDERIPVLKVLARDSFCGCSPAEIRRMEKIILDKLNWDLHMATPLDFLHIFHAVAVSNRPQLLSILPKLSPSQHVAALTKQLLHCMACYQLLQFKGSMLALAIVSLELEKLLPDWLALIIELLQKAQMDSAQLIHCRELVAHHLSTLQSSLLPNPVYVYSPLQHTLVTCNRGAFKCQPSSVPGPGFSKDNGRPEVPVTATAALYQRLPAPSGCKQASAKRKVEEMEVDDFYDGIKRLYNEDTAPEVVALENMGSVCGADVSRQEGNVSPCPPLQPVSVM; encoded by the exons ATG GCCCGTCCAAAATACTTGAACTGTATTGCAATCAGCTGCTTCTTCCTTGCTGCAAAGACCATTGAGGAAGATGAG AGGATTCCAGTACTGAAGGTGTTGGCTCGGGATAGCTTTTGTGGTTGTTCTCCAGCTGAAATTCGCAGAATGGAGAAGATTATCCTGGATAAACTGAACTGGGATCTTCACATGGCAACGCCACTGGATTTCCTTCACATT TTCCACGCAGTTGCGGTGTCCAACAGGCCTCAGCTCCTGTCCATCCTACCCAAGCTGAGCCCCTCTCAGCACGTGGCGGCGCTcaccaagcagctgctgcactgcatggCCTGTtaccagctgctgcagttcaagGGCTCCATGCTGGCGCTGGCTATCGTCAGCctggagctggagaagctgctCCCCGACTGGCTGGCTCTCATCATCGAGCTGCTCCAGAAGGCACAG ATGGATAGCGCGCAGCTGATCCACTGCCGGGAGCTTGTGGCACATCACCTTTCCACTCTGCAGTCTTCTCTGCTGCCCAATCCTGTATATGTCTACAGTCCCCTCCAGCATACCCTGGTGACCTGTAACAGAGGAGCGTTCAAATGCCAGCCCTCCTCTGTCCCAGGGCCAGGTTTCTCCAAGGACAACGGCAGGCCAGAAGTGCCAGTCACAGCTACAGCCGCTCTCTACCAGCGTCTGCCAGCTCCCAGCGGTTGCAAGCAAGCCTCTGCCAAGCGCAAAGTGGAAGAGATGGAAGTGGATGACTTCTACGACGGCATCAAGCGTCTCTACAACGAAGACACTGCTCCAGAGGTAGTGGCTCTTGAGAACATGGGCTCTGTTTGCGGCGCTGACGTCTCGAGGCAGGAGGGCAACGTTTCCCCTTGTCCGCCTTTACAGCCAGTGTCTGTCATGTAG
- the CCNI gene encoding cyclin-I isoform X1, with protein MKFSGPVESQRLSLLLEMAISREAQMWKAHVPKIQPDQDVAISPKQRDEVIQWLAKLKYQFHLYPETLALAISLLDRFLAVVKARPKYLNCIAISCFFLAAKTIEEDERIPVLKVLARDSFCGCSPAEIRRMEKIILDKLNWDLHMATPLDFLHIFHAVAVSNRPQLLSILPKLSPSQHVAALTKQLLHCMACYQLLQFKGSMLALAIVSLELEKLLPDWLALIIELLQKAQMDSAQLIHCRELVAHHLSTLQSSLLPNPVYVYSPLQHTLVTCNRGAFKCQPSSVPGPGFSKDNGRPEVPVTATAALYQRLPAPSGCKQASAKRKVEEMEVDDFYDGIKRLYNEDTAPEVVALENMGSVCGADVSRQEGNVSPCPPLQPVSVM; from the exons ATGAAGTTTTCGGGACCCGTGGAGAGCCAGAGGTTGTCTCTCCTTCTGGAGATGGCAATCTCTAGGGAAGCTCAAATGTGGAAAGCACATGTGCCGAAAATTCAGCCCGATCAG GATGTAGCCATTTCTCCAAAGCAGAGGGATGAGGTCATTCAGTGGCTGGCCAAGCTCAAATACCAGTTCCACCTTTATCCAGAAACACTCGCCCTGGCCATCAGCCTTTTGGACAGGTTTTTAGCTGTGGTAAAg GCCCGTCCAAAATACTTGAACTGTATTGCAATCAGCTGCTTCTTCCTTGCTGCAAAGACCATTGAGGAAGATGAG AGGATTCCAGTACTGAAGGTGTTGGCTCGGGATAGCTTTTGTGGTTGTTCTCCAGCTGAAATTCGCAGAATGGAGAAGATTATCCTGGATAAACTGAACTGGGATCTTCACATGGCAACGCCACTGGATTTCCTTCACATT TTCCACGCAGTTGCGGTGTCCAACAGGCCTCAGCTCCTGTCCATCCTACCCAAGCTGAGCCCCTCTCAGCACGTGGCGGCGCTcaccaagcagctgctgcactgcatggCCTGTtaccagctgctgcagttcaagGGCTCCATGCTGGCGCTGGCTATCGTCAGCctggagctggagaagctgctCCCCGACTGGCTGGCTCTCATCATCGAGCTGCTCCAGAAGGCACAG ATGGATAGCGCGCAGCTGATCCACTGCCGGGAGCTTGTGGCACATCACCTTTCCACTCTGCAGTCTTCTCTGCTGCCCAATCCTGTATATGTCTACAGTCCCCTCCAGCATACCCTGGTGACCTGTAACAGAGGAGCGTTCAAATGCCAGCCCTCCTCTGTCCCAGGGCCAGGTTTCTCCAAGGACAACGGCAGGCCAGAAGTGCCAGTCACAGCTACAGCCGCTCTCTACCAGCGTCTGCCAGCTCCCAGCGGTTGCAAGCAAGCCTCTGCCAAGCGCAAAGTGGAAGAGATGGAAGTGGATGACTTCTACGACGGCATCAAGCGTCTCTACAACGAAGACACTGCTCCAGAGGTAGTGGCTCTTGAGAACATGGGCTCTGTTTGCGGCGCTGACGTCTCGAGGCAGGAGGGCAACGTTTCCCCTTGTCCGCCTTTACAGCCAGTGTCTGTCATGTAG
- the MBOAT4 gene encoding LOW QUALITY PROTEIN: ghrelin O-acyltransferase (The sequence of the model RefSeq protein was modified relative to this genomic sequence to represent the inferred CDS: substituted 1 base at 1 genomic stop codon): MRKHIPLPVDTIVSMALLFLCHGPATYKPEPLAQSLPQRLEEARFSMCWADLLILLPAAWYQLASFLFAALFHYLCALGHLSLTSRYVFLLAGGCLLAGTSMGSYAMLLLIPAVSSVLILLLVSPAHVHTWVFSLQMCWQTLCHLGLGSLVMEPQDTRPAVALSAIMLLTQKVTSLALDIHEGTMLPQPGQGLLQQALPLCSYLLFFPALLGGPLCSFSKFQAQAMSLGAVPCPLQAVGQRYLGVLVLQVLRAWLEGWLPCTQGWASVGHMWAQALLFRLAYYSQWVLDEALLEAAGFGAAVEHGDLSVHDLWTLETTHRLAVFSRTWNKSTSLWLRRLVFQRCPAQPLLATFAFSAWWHGLRPGQIFGFLCWAIMVEADYRIHPFLSVWATSCVSKLLYRGTTWVFTQLIIAYIQVAVETENFSMLCLLWSSYSSILPLTYGLMLLLLLFAEKPKQNXACPGLT, from the exons ATGAGAAAACACATTCCTCTTCCTGTAGATACCATTGTTTCCATGGCTCTCCTCTTTTTGTGCCATGGTCCTGCCACATATAAACCGGAGCCCTTAGCTCAGTCCCTTCCCCAGAGGTTGGAAGAAGCAAGGTTCTCCATGTGCTGGGCAGACCTGCTCAtccttctccctgcagcctggtACCAGCTGGCAtctttcctctttgctgctcTCTTCCACTACCTCTGTGCTTTGGGGCACCTCTCTCTGACTTCCCG GTACGTCTTCCTCCTTGCTGGAGGATGTCTCCTTGCAGGCACATCCATGGGCAGTTACGCCATGTTGCTACTCATCCCTGCTGTCAGCTCTGTACTCATCCTCCTCTTGGTCAGTCCAGCTCACGTCCATACCTGGGTCTTCAGCCTCCAGATGTGCTGGCAGACGCTCTGCCACCTGGGCCTGGGCAGTCTGGTGATGGAGCCACAGGACACCAG GCCAGCTGTCGCCCTCTCTGCCATCATGCTGCTCACTCAGAAGGTGACATCTCTGGCCCTGGACATCCACGAAGGGACCATGCTGCCCCAGCCTGGCCAGGGGCTGTTGCAGCAAGCCTTGCCCCTCTGCAGTTACCTGCTCTTCTTCCCAGCCCTCCTTGGAGGCCCACTGTGTTCCTTCAGCAAGTTTCAGGCCCAGGCCATGTCTCTGGGAGCTGTCCCCTGCCCGCTGCAGGCTGTGGGCCAGAGGTACCTCGGGGTCCTGGTGCTACAGGTGCTGCGTGCATGGCTGGAGGGCTGGCTGCCCTGCACGCAGGGCTGGGCCAGCGTGGGCCACATGTGGGCACAGGCCCTGCTCTTCAGACTGGCCTACTACTCGCAATGGGTGCTGGATGAGGCCCTCCTGGAGGCAGCGGGCTTTGGGGCAGCGGTGGAGCATGGAGACCTTTCTGTCCATGACCTTTGGACACTGGAGACCACACATCGCCTGGCTGTCTTCTCCAGAACGTGGAACAAGAGTACATCCCTCTGGCTGAGGAGGCTGGTCTTCCAGCGCTGCCCAGCTCAGCCACTCCTTGCCACTTTTGCCTTCTCTGCATGGTGGCATGGCCTCCGTCCAGGGCAAATCTTTGGTTTCCTGTGCTGGGCCATCATGGTAGAGGCTGACTATCGCATCCATCCCTTCCTCAGTGTCTGGGCCACCTCCTGTGTTTCAAAGCTCCTCTACCGTGGCACAACCTGGGTCTTCACACAGCTCATCATTGCCTACATCCAGGTGGCTGTAGAGACTGAGAACTTCTCCATGCTCTGTCTACTCTGGTCTTCCTACAGCAGTATCCTTCCCCTCACTTATGgtctcatgctgctgctgctgctgtttgctgagaAGCCAAAGCAGAACTGAGCCTGTCCTGGGCTAACTTGA
- the LOC110399096 gene encoding ribonuclease CL2, translating into MLGSPPTHWTLLFALPLLLDLWHLGPVGTSIKVVQRSGRDQETLRPEEKRKHTEVQVPMASWMLCVALILATAAGAVGETRYEKFLRQHVDHPRTLGLMGHRYCGVMLARRQVTAPGRPCKPSNTFVHAPAEDLVATCTRPADTMGFHSTSTPMDITACRLRGGDTRPPCNYRARQLHHHVRVSCLDGLPVHLAGTHASVNES; encoded by the exons ATGCTGGGTTCCCCCCCAACACACTGGACCTTGCTCTTTGCCCTGCCCCTCCTCCTGGACCTTTGGCATTTGGGCCCAGTTGGAACAAGTATAAAAGTGGTGCAGAGGAGTGGGAGGGACCAGGAGACCCTGAGGCCAGAAGAGAAACGGAAGCACACAGAAGTTCAG GTACCCATGGCAAGCTGGATGCTATGCGTAGCCCTCATACTGGCAACAGCGGCAGGGGCTGTGGGTGAGACCCGCTATGAGAAGTTCTTGCGGCAGCATGTGGACCACCCCCGGACGCTCGGGCTCATGGGGCACCGCTACTGTGGGGTCATGCTGGCACGACGGCAAGTGACGGCCCCGGGGAGGCCTTGCAAACCATCCAACACCTTCGTACATGCACCAGCTGAGGACCTGGTGGCCACCTGCACCCGCCCAGCCGACACAATGGGGTTCCACAGCACCTCAACACCTATGGACATCACAGCCTGCCGCCTGCGGGGTGGAGACACCCGGCCCCCTTGCAATTACCGGGCCCGGCAGCTCCATCACCATGTGCGTGTTTCCTGCCTTGATGGGCTGCCTGTGCACCTTGCTGGCACCCATGCGTCTGTTAATGAGTCTTGA